The following coding sequences are from one Betaproteobacteria bacterium window:
- a CDS encoding AsnC family transcriptional regulator — MRERPAVDLDAIDRRIIDTLQGGFPVSEAPYAEAAAALGIREEELLARLQGLLDTKVLTRFGPMVQIERLGGAFVLAALAVPEARYEAVTAAVNAFPEVAHNYRREHALNMWFVLATETPDGIPAAIAKIEAATGLPVHAFPKEAEYFVEMKLESRV; from the coding sequence ATGCGTGAGCGTCCGGCGGTGGATCTCGATGCCATCGACCGGCGCATCATCGACACCCTCCAGGGGGGCTTCCCCGTCAGCGAGGCCCCCTACGCCGAAGCCGCCGCAGCCCTGGGTATCCGCGAAGAAGAACTGCTCGCCCGCCTGCAAGGCCTGCTGGACACCAAGGTGCTGACCCGCTTCGGCCCCATGGTGCAGATCGAGCGCCTCGGCGGCGCCTTCGTCCTGGCGGCCCTGGCGGTGCCGGAGGCGCGCTACGAGGCGGTTACGGCAGCAGTCAATGCCTTCCCCGAGGTGGCCCACAACTACCGCCGGGAACACGCCCTGAACATGTGGTTCGTGCTGGCCACCGAAACGCCGGACGGTATTCCCGCAGCCATCGCCAAGATTGAGGCGGCCACTGGATTGCCGGTCCACGCCTTCCCCAAGGAAGCCGAATACTTCGTGGAAATGAAGCTGGAGTCACGGGTTTGA
- a CDS encoding cytochrome c produces MACLLVAGTAGTGYAAEPPAERQKELVRLVRQDCGSCHGMTLAGGLGTPLLPAALKDKPAEGLVATILLGRPGTAMPPWERFVNEAEARWIVDKLMTEFPR; encoded by the coding sequence ATGGCCTGCCTGCTCGTGGCCGGTACGGCTGGCACGGGCTATGCCGCCGAGCCGCCGGCCGAACGCCAGAAGGAACTGGTGCGCCTGGTGCGCCAGGACTGCGGCTCCTGCCACGGCATGACCCTGGCGGGCGGCCTCGGCACCCCCCTGTTGCCGGCCGCCCTCAAGGACAAACCGGCGGAAGGCCTGGTGGCCACCATCCTGCTCGGCCGCCCGGGGACCGCCATGCCGCCCTGGGAACGCTTCGTCAATGAGGCCGAGGCCCGCTGGATCGTCGATAAACTGATGACTGAATTCCCCCGTTGA
- a CDS encoding Lrp/AsnC family transcriptional regulator, whose product MDDTLEFHLLNDFQREFPLCPAPFAELAARLGVAEKAVLSGLETLRREGKISRVGAVFAPKRIGASTLAAMAVPPEKLDAVAQAVNRFPEVNHNYERENRYNLWFVVTAGSEGRLQATLGAIEKAAGYPVLALPLLEEFHIDLGFPLKAVPPARRQAEARPVQPQAPIDEAERRLVSVLQEGLPLFIRPFALIAERVGASESEVLSRIGQWLENGAIKRFGVVVRHRELGYTANGMLVHDIPDERVSELGRALAEEPAVTLCYRRPRVLPDWPYNLFCMIHGRERGEVEATIADLRRRHGLDACAHDVLFSLTRYKQNGARYA is encoded by the coding sequence ATGGACGACACCCTCGAATTCCACCTCCTCAACGACTTCCAGCGGGAATTCCCCCTCTGCCCGGCGCCCTTTGCCGAGCTGGCGGCGCGCCTGGGAGTGGCGGAAAAGGCGGTGCTGAGTGGGCTCGAAACCCTGCGCCGGGAAGGCAAGATTTCCCGGGTCGGCGCCGTCTTTGCCCCCAAGCGTATCGGTGCCTCCACCCTGGCCGCCATGGCCGTGCCGCCGGAAAAGCTGGACGCCGTGGCCCAGGCGGTGAATCGTTTCCCCGAGGTGAACCACAACTACGAGCGGGAAAATCGCTACAACCTGTGGTTCGTCGTCACCGCCGGCAGTGAAGGGCGGCTCCAGGCCACCCTGGGGGCCATCGAGAAAGCAGCCGGTTACCCGGTGCTGGCCCTGCCGCTCCTGGAAGAATTCCATATCGACCTGGGCTTCCCCCTCAAGGCGGTGCCCCCTGCCCGGCGTCAGGCCGAGGCGCGCCCGGTCCAGCCCCAGGCCCCCATCGACGAAGCCGAGCGCCGCCTGGTGTCCGTGCTGCAGGAAGGCCTGCCCCTCTTCATCCGCCCCTTTGCCCTCATCGCCGAGCGCGTCGGCGCCTCCGAGAGCGAAGTGCTCTCGCGCATCGGACAATGGCTGGAAAACGGCGCCATCAAGCGTTTCGGCGTCGTCGTCCGCCACCGGGAACTGGGCTACACGGCCAATGGCATGCTGGTCCACGACATCCCCGACGAACGGGTGAGCGAACTGGGCCGCGCCCTCGCCGAAGAGCCCGCGGTGACCCTCTGCTACCGCCGCCCCCGGGTGCTGCCCGACTGGCCCTACAACCTCTTCTGCATGATCCACGGCCGGGAGCGCGGCGAAGTCGAAGCCACCATCGCCGACCTGCGCCGCCGTCACGGCCTGGACGCCTGCGCCCACGACGTGCTTTTTTCCCTGACCCGTTACAAGCAGAACGGCGCCCGTTATGCGTGA
- a CDS encoding Lrp/AsnC family transcriptional regulator, which translates to MTEYVFDPADRAIIIATQGGLPLVPRPYHAVADQVGLPAEEVMARLQAMMTAGIIRRIGAVPNHYAIGWTANGMTVWDVADERIDPLGRQVGALDCVTHCYRRPRALPAWPYNLFAMVHGSSREEVLAKAETIRSLLGDACRASDVLFSTRILKKSGLRIG; encoded by the coding sequence TTGACTGAATACGTATTCGACCCCGCCGACCGCGCCATCATCATCGCCACCCAGGGTGGCCTGCCCCTGGTGCCCCGGCCCTACCACGCCGTGGCCGATCAGGTCGGCTTGCCGGCGGAGGAGGTCATGGCCCGTCTCCAGGCCATGATGACGGCGGGCATCATCCGCCGTATCGGCGCCGTGCCTAACCACTACGCCATCGGCTGGACTGCCAACGGCATGACCGTATGGGACGTGGCCGACGAACGCATCGACCCACTCGGCCGCCAGGTGGGGGCGTTGGACTGCGTCACCCACTGCTACCGCCGTCCCCGCGCCCTGCCGGCCTGGCCCTACAACCTCTTCGCCATGGTCCACGGCAGCAGCCGGGAAGAGGTGCTGGCCAAGGCCGAAACCATCCGCTCCCTCCTGGGCGATGCCTGCCGGGCCAGCGACGTGCTCTTCTCGACCCGCATCCTCAAGAAGAGCGGATTGCGCATCGGGTAG
- a CDS encoding protein nirF, whose protein sequence is MRPAVRLFFAFLTATFLAACAGPQLRGTGDLGLVIERASGHVTLVNTTSKSAYARIGGLGDLSHASAVYSRDGRYAFVFGRDGALTKIDLLEARIVRRVMQSGNAIGGSISQDGRIVVAQNYTPGGIKAFDAETLELLSEVPAEYAPGKFSKVVGLADAPGNKFAYALFEGGEIWVSDFSDPRRPVTQRFPAGNQPYDGLVTPDGRHFLAGLFGEDGVALVDLWQPEKGARKILENYGRGQEKLPVFKMPHLRGWSVAQGKAHLPAIGRHEVLVVDATTWKEVARIPVRGQPVFVMARPDGRQVWVNFAFPDNGKVDVIDTLAGKVVHTFEPGKGILHMEFAPRGEAVWLSARDDNKVVIVDTTSFKTLGEIAADNPSGIFFTSRAHRTGL, encoded by the coding sequence TTGAGGCCCGCCGTGCGACTCTTTTTCGCCTTCCTGACCGCCACCTTTCTCGCCGCCTGCGCCGGCCCGCAACTGCGCGGCACCGGCGATCTTGGCCTCGTCATCGAGCGGGCCAGCGGCCACGTCACCCTGGTCAACACCACGAGCAAGAGCGCCTACGCCCGCATCGGCGGCCTGGGCGACCTCTCCCACGCTTCCGCCGTCTATTCCCGGGATGGCCGCTACGCTTTCGTCTTCGGCCGCGACGGCGCCCTGACCAAGATCGACCTCCTGGAGGCCCGCATCGTCAGGCGGGTCATGCAGTCCGGCAACGCCATCGGCGGTTCCATCTCCCAGGATGGCCGCATCGTCGTCGCCCAGAACTACACCCCGGGCGGCATCAAGGCCTTCGACGCGGAGACCCTGGAACTGCTCTCCGAAGTGCCGGCCGAATACGCTCCCGGCAAGTTCTCGAAAGTGGTGGGCCTGGCCGACGCTCCGGGCAACAAGTTCGCCTATGCCCTGTTCGAGGGCGGCGAAATCTGGGTCAGCGACTTCAGCGATCCCCGCCGCCCCGTCACCCAGCGCTTTCCCGCCGGCAACCAGCCCTACGATGGCCTGGTGACGCCCGACGGCCGCCACTTCCTGGCCGGCCTCTTCGGCGAGGACGGCGTTGCCCTGGTGGACCTCTGGCAGCCGGAAAAGGGCGCCCGCAAGATTCTGGAAAACTACGGCCGCGGCCAGGAAAAGCTGCCAGTATTCAAGATGCCTCACCTGCGGGGCTGGTCGGTGGCCCAGGGCAAGGCCCACCTGCCCGCCATCGGCCGCCACGAGGTGCTGGTGGTCGACGCCACGACCTGGAAGGAAGTCGCCCGCATCCCCGTGCGCGGCCAGCCGGTCTTCGTCATGGCCCGACCCGACGGCCGCCAGGTGTGGGTCAATTTCGCCTTCCCCGACAACGGCAAGGTGGACGTCATCGACACCCTGGCCGGCAAGGTGGTCCACACCTTCGAGCCAGGCAAGGGCATCCTGCACATGGAATTCGCGCCCCGCGGCGAAGCCGTCTGGCTCTCGGCCCGGGACGACAACAAGGTGGTCATCGTCGACACCACCAGCTTCAAGACCCTGGGCGAAATTGCTGCCGACAACCCCTCAGGCATATTCTTCACTTCGCGAGCCCACCGCACCGGTTTATGA
- a CDS encoding NapC/NirT family cytochrome c, protein MGDGNKAGLWAALKRPSAKYSLLTLLVVGFFSGIVFWGGFNTAMEATNTLEFCISCHEMRDTVYQEYKQTIHYSNRTGVRAVCSDCHVPKDWVHKMARKIQASQEIYGKIMGTIDTPEKFEAKRLELAEHEWARMKKAESRECRNCHSFEGMNIEKQKTRASKMHKIAQDEKKTCIDCHKGIAHKKPKGMKEDDEDE, encoded by the coding sequence ATGGGAGACGGTAACAAAGCGGGTCTGTGGGCGGCGCTCAAGCGTCCCAGCGCCAAGTATTCCCTGCTGACCCTTCTGGTCGTCGGCTTCTTTTCCGGCATCGTCTTCTGGGGGGGGTTCAACACCGCCATGGAAGCGACCAACACCCTGGAGTTCTGCATTTCCTGCCACGAGATGCGGGATACGGTCTACCAGGAATACAAGCAGACCATCCACTATTCCAACCGCACCGGCGTGCGCGCGGTCTGTTCCGACTGCCACGTGCCCAAGGACTGGGTGCACAAGATGGCCCGCAAGATCCAGGCGAGCCAGGAAATCTATGGCAAGATCATGGGCACCATCGATACGCCGGAGAAGTTCGAGGCCAAACGCCTGGAGCTGGCAGAGCACGAATGGGCGCGCATGAAGAAGGCTGAGTCCCGCGAATGCCGTAATTGCCACAGCTTCGAGGGGATGAACATCGAGAAGCAGAAAACCCGGGCCTCCAAGATGCACAAGATTGCCCAGGACGAGAAAAAGACCTGTATCGACTGCCACAAGGGCATCGCCCACAAGAAGCCGAAAGGCATGAAGGAAGATGACGAAGACGAGTGA
- a CDS encoding cupredoxin domain-containing protein, with translation MNTGRQLLRRAPVILALVALSAAAETVTVEIQNYSYIPAEVRIRIGDTVRWINKEKRTSHSILFPAEGGLESERIFPEETWQRSFPKAGSYPYTCGPHPEMKGLVVVSE, from the coding sequence ATGAACACCGGAAGGCAACTCCTGCGGCGGGCGCCAGTGATCCTGGCGCTCGTTGCGCTTTCGGCGGCGGCCGAGACGGTGACCGTCGAAATCCAGAACTACAGTTACATCCCGGCCGAAGTAAGGATCCGCATCGGCGATACGGTGCGCTGGATCAACAAGGAAAAGCGCACCAGCCACTCCATCCTCTTTCCGGCCGAGGGCGGGCTGGAGTCGGAGCGCATCTTTCCGGAAGAAACCTGGCAGCGCAGCTTTCCCAAGGCGGGCAGCTACCCCTACACTTGTGGCCCCCACCCGGAGATGAAGGGCCTCGTCGTTGTATCCGAATAA
- a CDS encoding IS5 family transposase, whose translation MKQLSLAETGFLPKAGKQTRKAVFLAEMETVVPWSRLESLIEPFYPKKGNGRPPMPLGTMLRIHFMQQWFGYSDPAMEEALHDVPLLRQFAGLDAFEDVMPDESTILRFRHLLEKHDLAVAIFAEVNAVLSEKGLSMKRGTVVDATLIAAPSSTKNEDKKRDPEMTQTKKGNQWHFGMKAHIGVDADSGLIHTVECTTAKVADIAMMEKCLHGEEAIALGDRGYHKKNRTIDEFQKEGNLSVLTPTKKPAGGALTEEQKAFNRMLSAVRAIVEHPFRVVKRQFGFVKVRYRGLAKNTGQIVTLFALANLWMARKRLLPLVGEVRP comes from the coding sequence ATGAAGCAACTGAGCCTGGCCGAGACGGGTTTTTTGCCGAAAGCCGGCAAGCAAACCCGCAAGGCAGTGTTCCTGGCGGAGATGGAAACGGTGGTGCCGTGGTCGCGTCTTGAGTCGCTGATCGAGCCGTTCTACCCGAAAAAGGGAAACGGCCGCCCGCCGATGCCGCTGGGCACGATGCTGCGGATTCACTTCATGCAACAGTGGTTTGGTTACTCGGACCCGGCGATGGAAGAAGCCTTGCACGACGTGCCGCTGCTGCGCCAGTTTGCCGGACTGGATGCCTTCGAGGATGTGATGCCAGACGAAAGCACCATCTTGCGCTTCCGCCATCTGCTGGAGAAGCATGACCTGGCGGTGGCGATCTTTGCCGAGGTCAACGCGGTGTTGTCGGAGAAAGGGCTGTCGATGAAGCGCGGCACGGTAGTCGATGCAACGCTGATTGCAGCACCGAGTTCGACGAAGAACGAAGACAAGAAGCGTGATCCAGAAATGACGCAGACCAAGAAGGGCAATCAGTGGCACTTCGGGATGAAAGCCCATATTGGCGTCGATGCCGACAGCGGCTTGATTCATACCGTGGAATGCACGACGGCCAAGGTTGCGGACATTGCGATGATGGAGAAGTGCCTGCACGGGGAAGAAGCCATTGCGCTCGGTGATCGCGGCTATCACAAGAAGAACCGGACGATTGACGAGTTCCAGAAGGAAGGCAATCTGTCTGTTCTGACACCGACCAAGAAGCCGGCTGGCGGAGCGCTGACTGAGGAGCAGAAGGCGTTCAACCGGATGCTCTCGGCGGTGCGGGCAATTGTTGAACATCCGTTCCGGGTAGTGAAGCGCCAGTTTGGCTTTGTGAAAGTTCGCTACCGTGGTCTGGCGAAGAATACGGGGCAGATCGTGACGCTGTTTGCGCTGGCAAATTTGTGGATGGCTCGCAAGCGATTGTTGCCCTTGGTGGGCGAGGTGCGCCCGTGA
- a CDS encoding nucleotidyltransferase domain-containing protein, translating to MSLAAALFTDSQAKLFPWLFGQSERSYHLSELRRLTRLGSASLQRELNRLAAAGLVLAEMVGNQRRFQANPDSPVYAELVALTTKTLGVVPVLQRALEPLLSRLSTAFVYGSVAKGSDTVRSDIDLLLVGDDLTLSEVLPLLLPAETQLVRKINPNCYTPKEYANRLAEADSFINRVLAQPILPLIGENLVPASAGQSGAHRPA from the coding sequence ATGTCACTCGCCGCCGCCCTCTTCACCGACAGCCAGGCCAAGCTATTTCCTTGGCTCTTCGGCCAGTCCGAACGTAGCTACCACCTGAGCGAGTTGCGCCGCCTGACCCGGCTTGGCAGCGCTTCGCTGCAGCGGGAGCTGAATCGTCTGGCCGCTGCCGGGTTGGTTCTTGCCGAAATGGTCGGCAATCAACGTCGCTTCCAGGCCAATCCGGACAGTCCGGTTTACGCCGAGTTGGTCGCACTGACTACCAAGACACTCGGCGTGGTTCCGGTGCTGCAACGGGCTCTGGAGCCCCTGCTATCCCGCTTGAGCACGGCGTTTGTCTATGGTTCTGTCGCCAAGGGGAGCGACACGGTGCGCAGCGATATAGACCTCTTGCTGGTTGGCGACGATTTGACCCTGAGCGAGGTCTTGCCCCTCCTCCTGCCGGCGGAAACGCAATTGGTGCGCAAGATCAACCCTAATTGCTATACTCCGAAAGAATATGCCAATCGGCTTGCCGAGGCGGACTCCTTCATCAATCGCGTCCTCGCCCAGCCCATTCTGCCTTTGATCGGAGAGAACCTTGTCCCAGCCAGCGCTGGACAATCTGGTGCGCATCGGCCAGCTTAA
- a CDS encoding DUF1778 domain-containing protein, protein MLASTQANERIGLRTSPEIKALIVCAATTAGLSVSAFLLGTAQERARQILADAEMMTLSAHDWDVFAQALDEADKPRPKLSAAIERHRDWQGKR, encoded by the coding sequence ATGCTGGCTTCAACTCAAGCGAACGAGCGCATCGGTTTGCGCACCTCGCCAGAAATCAAGGCACTCATCGTGTGTGCCGCAACGACCGCCGGTTTGTCGGTCAGTGCATTTTTGCTGGGTACGGCCCAGGAGCGCGCCAGGCAAATCCTTGCCGATGCCGAGATGATGACCCTGTCGGCTCATGACTGGGATGTCTTTGCCCAGGCCCTGGATGAAGCGGACAAGCCCAGGCCGAAACTTTCCGCAGCGATCGAACGTCATCGCGATTGGCAGGGAAAGCGCTGA